A region of Desulfobacterales bacterium DNA encodes the following proteins:
- a CDS encoding HD domain-containing protein, with protein MNSIELIERYYDTNSRAYQILVAHGRKVADKARAAAEQIPALKPDLDFIEAAATLHDIGIFQTATPQLGCFGEHPYICHGILGSNILIKEGYPKLALVCERHIGVGISKADIRQQNLPLPDREMIPVSIEEQIVCYADKFFSKNGNGLPTEKPIQEIIDSLAPYGPEKVQRFESWVKMFE; from the coding sequence ATGAATTCGATTGAACTTATAGAGAGATATTACGACACAAACTCCAGGGCATATCAGATACTAGTGGCCCATGGTCGGAAGGTGGCCGACAAGGCCCGGGCGGCCGCCGAACAGATTCCGGCGCTGAAGCCGGACCTGGATTTTATCGAAGCTGCCGCCACGCTGCATGATATCGGTATCTTTCAGACCGCCACCCCTCAGCTTGGTTGTTTTGGCGAACACCCTTACATCTGTCACGGCATTCTGGGCAGTAATATCTTAATAAAAGAAGGCTACCCCAAACTGGCCCTGGTCTGCGAGCGGCATATTGGCGTCGGGATCAGCAAGGCCGATATTCGCCAGCAAAACCTGCCGCTACCTGATCGTGAGATGATTCCCGTATCCATCGAAGAGCAGATCGTGTGCTATGCGGATAAATTTTTCTCCAAAAACGGCAACGGCCTGCCCACTGAAAAGCCCATTCAAGAGATCATCGACAGTTTAGCACCTTACGGCCCTGAAAAAGTCCAACGCTTTGAATCCTGGGTCAAGATGTTCGAATAA
- the prfB gene encoding peptide chain release factor 2 (programmed frameshift) — translation MSVELKQNLEDLQQKLLNLRGYLDLDTIETRLAELEQLIAKDGFWDNPEETKPFLKERTSLSNKVEKFKTLAEDLEENQILLDLAIDESDEEALAEVNDQIKGLDKRIAALSLGLMLDGEDDRKNAILSINAGAGGTEAQDWAEMLFRMYTRWVERRGYKIELIDYQPGEEAGIKSVTFTAGGENAYGYLKSEIGVHRLVRISPFNASGKRHTSFASVFVYPELDQEIVVDIEDKDLRVDVYRASGAGGQHVNKTSSAVRITHLPTGIVVQCQQEKSQHRNKDMALKVLKARLYQHEKQKQDEKLQEVHDSKDEIAWGSQIRSYVLHPYQMVKDHRINLDIGNVNDVLDGGIDPFIEGVLLAKKHK, via the exons ATGTCTGTGGAACTCAAACAAAACTTAGAAGACCTTCAACAAAAACTGCTTAATTTGCGGGGCTATCTT GACCTGGATACCATAGAAACACGTCTGGCTGAACTTGAACAGCTAATTGCCAAAGACGGCTTCTGGGACAACCCGGAAGAGACCAAACCCTTTCTGAAAGAACGCACATCCCTTTCAAATAAAGTCGAAAAATTCAAAACACTGGCGGAAGATCTGGAAGAAAATCAAATTCTGCTGGATCTGGCAATTGATGAATCCGACGAAGAAGCTCTGGCTGAAGTCAACGATCAAATCAAAGGTCTGGACAAAAGAATTGCAGCGCTATCGTTGGGGCTGATGCTTGACGGAGAAGACGATCGTAAAAACGCCATCCTGTCCATCAATGCCGGCGCCGGCGGGACCGAGGCCCAGGATTGGGCGGAAATGCTATTCCGCATGTACACCCGCTGGGTGGAACGCCGCGGATATAAAATCGAGCTGATTGATTATCAACCCGGCGAAGAGGCCGGTATAAAAAGTGTGACCTTTACTGCCGGCGGCGAGAATGCCTATGGCTATTTAAAATCGGAAATCGGGGTTCACCGTCTGGTCAGAATATCGCCCTTTAATGCCAGCGGTAAACGCCACACTTCCTTTGCGTCCGTCTTCGTCTATCCGGAGCTGGACCAGGAAATCGTTGTCGACATCGAAGACAAAGACCTGCGGGTAGACGTATACCGCGCCAGCGGTGCCGGCGGCCAGCATGTCAACAAAACCAGCAGCGCGGTGCGCATCACCCATCTGCCGACCGGGATCGTGGTGCAGTGCCAGCAGGAAAAATCCCAACACCGCAACAAGGATATGGCCTTAAAAGTCCTCAAGGCACGTCTGTACCAGCATGAAAAACAGAAGCAGGATGAAAAACTGCAGGAGGTTCACGACAGCAAAGATGAAATTGCCTGGGGCAGCCAGATCCGCTCTTATGTCCTGCACCCCTACCAGATGGTCAAGGATCACCGCATCAATCTGGACATCGGCAATGTCAATGATGTGCTCGACGGCGGCATCGATCCATTTATCGAAGGTGTTCTTTTAGCCAAAAAACATAAATAG
- the lnt gene encoding apolipoprotein N-acyltransferase: MKFQTMKSDRTHMLLAAVSGLLLTASFPKIGLDWLIWIALVPLLAALADLSARESFRIGFIAGLVHYLTLLYWVVPVMRTYGYLPWYLSVAILFLFAAVLALFPAVFSMTLAAVGRTPMRCIVAIPLIWVALEYVRTFIFTGFPWALLGHTLYLREHLIQIADLFGAYGVSFLIALSNAAVFVVLNYARRKTWHNLPVSKPLLFGTVGIFTFALLITWMYGAWRIRAIDSLMAASPTARVAVIQGNIDQAIKWDPAHQMAAIKKHQRLSQAAKSENPDLIVWPESATPFYLFFDQRPTEMVMSGIEKAGIDFLVGSPSIAKQGEKVIYYNSAYLISPTRKDVSKYDKTHLVPYGEYVPFERWLPFLGKLVAQVGDFRPGKPGKTLSWDKDALGIQICYEVIFPGLSRKLVKNGATLLINITNDAWFGTTSGPYQHFSMTIFRAVENRRALARAANTGISGFIDPVGRILTSTRLLEEAALTHPLPLLREITVYSRFGDLFALTCVAGSLFAILLVLGKSALRLKRG, translated from the coding sequence ATGAAATTTCAAACCATGAAAAGCGACCGAACACATATGCTGCTGGCGGCCGTAAGCGGCCTGCTGCTGACAGCATCGTTTCCCAAAATCGGGCTGGATTGGCTCATCTGGATTGCGCTGGTGCCCTTACTGGCAGCGCTTGCTGATCTTTCGGCAAGGGAAAGTTTTCGTATCGGGTTTATCGCCGGTTTGGTCCACTACCTTACACTGCTTTACTGGGTGGTGCCGGTTATGCGGACCTACGGCTATCTCCCCTGGTATCTGAGCGTTGCCATTTTGTTTCTGTTTGCAGCAGTTCTGGCACTTTTCCCGGCTGTTTTTTCCATGACACTCGCCGCCGTTGGCCGCACACCCATGCGGTGTATAGTCGCCATACCTCTGATTTGGGTGGCGCTTGAATATGTTCGAACTTTCATCTTCACCGGATTTCCATGGGCATTGCTGGGACACACTCTTTACCTGCGAGAGCATCTGATCCAAATCGCAGATCTGTTTGGCGCCTACGGGGTATCCTTTTTGATTGCCCTGAGCAATGCAGCCGTTTTCGTGGTGCTCAACTACGCCCGCCGCAAGACGTGGCACAACTTGCCGGTTTCAAAACCGCTGCTGTTCGGCACTGTTGGGATCTTTACCTTTGCTTTGCTTATTACCTGGATGTACGGCGCCTGGCGTATTCGAGCCATTGATAGCTTGATGGCTGCATCGCCAACAGCCCGGGTCGCTGTCATCCAGGGAAATATTGACCAAGCCATAAAGTGGGACCCCGCGCATCAGATGGCTGCCATCAAAAAGCATCAGCGCTTATCGCAGGCTGCCAAATCGGAAAATCCCGATCTGATTGTATGGCCCGAATCGGCCACGCCTTTTTATTTGTTTTTTGACCAGCGCCCAACTGAAATGGTCATGAGCGGCATCGAAAAAGCAGGCATCGATTTTCTGGTCGGCAGCCCCTCCATCGCAAAGCAGGGCGAAAAGGTCATTTATTATAACAGCGCCTATCTGATCAGCCCCACAAGGAAAGATGTCAGTAAATACGATAAAACCCACCTGGTCCCCTATGGCGAATATGTGCCTTTTGAACGTTGGCTGCCTTTTTTAGGCAAACTGGTGGCCCAGGTGGGTGATTTTCGGCCAGGCAAACCCGGTAAAACTCTTTCCTGGGATAAAGACGCTCTGGGTATTCAGATCTGTTATGAAGTCATTTTTCCCGGTCTGTCCCGGAAACTGGTAAAAAACGGTGCCACCTTGCTGATCAACATCACCAACGACGCCTGGTTTGGCACCACCAGCGGACCTTATCAGCATTTTTCGATGACCATTTTTCGCGCGGTAGAAAACCGGCGGGCGCTCGCCCGGGCGGCCAACACCGGCATCAGCGGGTTTATCGATCCGGTGGGCCGCATCTTAACATCAACGCGACTGCTCGAAGAAGCTGCCTTGACCCATCCATTGCCGTTGCTTCGCGAGATCACAGTTTACAGTCGTTTCGGGGATTTGTTTGCGCTAACTTGCGTAGCGGGGTCCCTTTTTGCTATACTGCTTGTACTGGGCAAATCTGCCCTTAGATTAAAAAGAGGTTAG
- a CDS encoding ACT domain-containing protein, which yields MRTRTLSLKILPEQMAVCRFDSTSELPDWIDQSAFYSITRTQEELTIVCREALVPPGTKCERGWRCFRVQGVLDFSEIGIMFSITQPLAKSGVSVFVISTYDTDYFLVKEKELPKAIDALTAAGHQIVAG from the coding sequence ATGAGGACCAGGACACTTTCACTGAAAATATTGCCCGAACAGATGGCCGTGTGCCGCTTTGATTCCACCTCAGAGTTGCCTGACTGGATTGATCAATCCGCCTTTTATTCCATCACACGCACCCAAGAAGAGCTCACCATTGTTTGCCGCGAGGCGCTTGTCCCCCCGGGCACCAAATGCGAGCGCGGCTGGCGATGTTTTCGTGTTCAAGGGGTGTTAGACTTTTCTGAAATCGGCATTATGTTCTCCATAACTCAGCCATTGGCAAAAAGCGGTGTTTCTGTTTTTGTCATCTCAACCTATGATACAGACTATTTCCTGGTCAAAGAAAAAGAGCTGCCAAAGGCCATCGACGCTCTAACCGCCGCTGGCCATCAGATCGTTGCAGGCTGA
- a CDS encoding MBL fold metallo-hydrolase: MYVTFYGAVREVTGSMHLLTTDEDRVILDAGLFQGRRKETGEKNRVIPFDPNMLTNIVLSHAHIDHSGRIPLLTKHNFTGRIVCTRATAAASEYLLRDSAHIQESDANYLNYKTVRNALSRQHSAKSGKKISNRKRREIKKILKKNRHDLNTDMIDELIETHRLEKVEPLYRIVDADEALELFDGYPYRHPVSVGKDLTCTFYDAGHILGSAFALIRAQENGRELRVCYTGDIGRFDKPIIKDPTMDFSAEDRQIDLLIMESTYGDRLHEPVQDLKPQLKKILVETHGRGGSIIIPAFAYGRTQELLYTLHELYDEADVPRMPIFVDSPLATKITRVFGEHPEVYDEETHDTFLEKGKNPFSMDKIHFVGSVEESIALNHETKPHIVLSASGMCEAGRVLHHLRYKIHNEKNTVLMVGYQAQNTLGRRILDMGLKYANAGRKGKPPVVRIFGKEYPLKAHVIKLGGFSAHADKKEMLRFLKESNLKIKKIALVHGEEDQILSFAKFLKKEGFSVVVPKHGESVSIN; the protein is encoded by the coding sequence ATGTACGTAACCTTTTATGGCGCGGTACGGGAAGTGACCGGTTCGATGCACCTTTTAACCACCGATGAAGACCGGGTCATTCTGGATGCTGGTTTGTTTCAGGGGCGCCGCAAGGAAACCGGAGAAAAAAACAGGGTCATCCCCTTTGATCCCAACATGCTCACCAATATTGTGCTGTCCCATGCGCACATTGACCACTCCGGCCGCATTCCGTTGTTGACCAAACATAATTTTACCGGCCGCATTGTGTGCACGCGTGCAACGGCTGCGGCCAGCGAATATTTGCTGAGGGACTCAGCTCATATCCAGGAATCGGATGCCAACTATCTGAATTACAAGACCGTCCGCAATGCATTGAGCAGGCAGCACAGTGCTAAAAGCGGCAAAAAAATCAGCAATCGCAAAAGAAGGGAAATAAAAAAGATTTTAAAGAAAAACCGTCACGACCTGAACACCGATATGATCGATGAGCTGATCGAAACCCATCGGCTGGAAAAAGTCGAACCGCTGTATCGAATTGTGGATGCCGATGAGGCTCTGGAGCTTTTTGACGGTTATCCATACCGGCATCCCGTCTCCGTTGGTAAGGATTTAACCTGCACCTTCTATGATGCCGGTCACATTCTGGGTTCTGCCTTTGCCCTGATCCGCGCTCAGGAAAATGGTCGCGAACTGCGGGTATGCTATACGGGCGATATCGGGCGCTTTGATAAACCGATCATTAAAGATCCAACCATGGATTTTAGTGCAGAAGACAGGCAGATTGATTTGCTGATTATGGAAAGCACTTACGGCGACCGCCTGCATGAGCCGGTTCAGGACTTAAAGCCGCAGTTAAAGAAGATTCTCGTCGAAACCCATGGGCGCGGCGGATCGATCATCATTCCGGCATTTGCGTACGGTCGCACCCAGGAGCTGCTCTATACACTGCATGAGCTATACGATGAAGCGGATGTTCCGCGAATGCCGATTTTCGTGGACAGCCCGCTGGCCACCAAAATTACCCGGGTGTTTGGCGAACACCCGGAGGTTTATGATGAGGAAACCCACGACACGTTTCTGGAAAAAGGCAAAAACCCCTTTTCCATGGACAAGATCCATTTTGTTGGATCGGTTGAAGAATCCATTGCCCTCAACCACGAAACCAAACCCCACATTGTCCTTTCGGCATCCGGCATGTGCGAAGCTGGGCGCGTCCTGCATCACCTGCGATACAAAATCCACAATGAGAAAAACACCGTGTTGATGGTGGGCTACCAGGCTCAAAACACCTTGGGTCGGCGAATTCTTGACATGGGCCTAAAATATGCCAATGCCGGCCGCAAAGGCAAGCCGCCGGTGGTGCGCATTTTTGGCAAAGAGTACCCCCTGAAGGCCCACGTGATTAAGCTGGGCGGATTCAGTGCCCACGCTGATAAAAAAGAAATGCTACGCTTCCTCAAGGAATCCAATTTGAAGATCAAAAAGATCGCCCTGGTTCACGGGGAAGAAGACCAGATCCTGTCATTTGCCAAGTTTCTCAAAAAAGAAGGCTTTTCAGTTGTGGTGCCCAAGCATGGGGAGTCGGTTAGTATTAACTAA
- a CDS encoding DNA alkylation repair protein, producing MSEDIKKLIKTVNTELQKQADAAYRELVRTRYNMNVDNFWGVRTPAIHKVAGIHYKTIKTRPVDERFSICRQLLETGIYEHKIMAFRWAFLARKEYQKKHLEIFSGWLNTYVDDWIDCDDLCIHVIGEFFMMFPDTAKTVTQWTRSSNYWVRRGAAVSLVLPARKGQQKALVFKIADLLLDDTEDLIRKGYGWLLKEASKTYPDDVFDFVMDRQDRMPRVSFRYAIEKLPEQMRLKAMGKGG from the coding sequence GTGAGCGAAGACATTAAGAAACTTATCAAGACCGTTAATACAGAGCTGCAAAAACAGGCCGATGCCGCCTATCGCGAGCTGGTTCGCACGCGCTATAACATGAATGTCGATAACTTCTGGGGCGTGCGAACTCCCGCGATTCATAAAGTTGCCGGAATACATTATAAAACAATTAAAACCCGGCCTGTTGATGAACGCTTCAGCATTTGCCGGCAATTGCTGGAAACGGGGATCTACGAGCACAAAATTATGGCCTTTCGCTGGGCGTTTCTGGCTCGCAAAGAATATCAGAAGAAACATCTTGAAATCTTCAGCGGCTGGTTGAATACATATGTCGATGACTGGATTGATTGTGACGATCTTTGTATCCATGTCATCGGCGAATTTTTTATGATGTTTCCAGACACTGCAAAAACAGTAACGCAATGGACCCGCTCCTCAAATTACTGGGTGCGACGCGGTGCCGCTGTTTCACTGGTTTTGCCGGCACGCAAGGGGCAGCAGAAGGCATTGGTATTTAAAATTGCCGATCTACTGCTTGACGATACAGAAGATCTGATACGCAAAGGCTATGGCTGGTTATTAAAGGAAGCCAGCAAAACCTATCCTGATGACGTATTTGATTTTGTGATGGACAGACAAGATCGGATGCCCAGGGTGTCCTTTCGGTATGCGATTGAAAAGCTGCCCGAGCAGATGAGGTTAAAAGCAATGGGCAAGGGCGGGTGA
- a CDS encoding antibiotic biosynthesis monooxygenase: MSAIANTPEPPYYAVIFTSHLTESDSDYTQTAERMVQLASQQPGFLGVESVRDGMGITVSYWSDTKSIKAWKQNTEHLVAQKKGRDVWYQKFKIRIAKIERDYGFSKGFE; encoded by the coding sequence ATGTCTGCAATAGCCAACACACCGGAACCGCCATATTATGCTGTCATATTTACATCCCACCTGACGGAATCTGACAGCGATTATACCCAAACAGCAGAGCGGATGGTTCAACTGGCTTCGCAGCAACCGGGATTTTTAGGTGTGGAGTCCGTCAGAGATGGCATGGGCATTACCGTTTCATATTGGTCAGATACTAAATCCATCAAAGCATGGAAGCAAAACACCGAACACCTGGTTGCACAAAAAAAAGGTCGCGATGTATGGTATCAGAAATTTAAAATTCGTATCGCCAAAATTGAACGCGACTATGGTTTCAGCAAGGGGTTTGAATAA
- a CDS encoding Ig-like domain-containing protein, translating to MLRRMFFLLVVMVTIGDGMVQAESQISVDSMPPVVVRTVPQAGEMAVDPALTEISVTFSKEMLTQEMWSWVMISKESFPRITGDIKFLDDKRTCVAPVKLEAGKTYVVWFNSKNYNYFKDKNHNSAIPYLLVFETKK from the coding sequence ATGCTGCGGAGAATGTTTTTTTTGCTGGTCGTAATGGTGACGATAGGTGATGGAATGGTTCAAGCTGAGAGCCAGATATCGGTGGATTCGATGCCGCCTGTTGTCGTTCGTACGGTTCCGCAGGCAGGAGAGATGGCTGTTGATCCCGCCCTCACAGAAATCAGTGTCACCTTTAGTAAAGAAATGCTAACACAGGAAATGTGGTCGTGGGTGATGATATCCAAAGAATCCTTTCCCCGGATCACGGGTGACATCAAATTTTTAGACGATAAAAGAACTTGCGTTGCACCTGTCAAATTGGAAGCCGGCAAAACCTATGTCGTGTGGTTTAATTCTAAAAATTATAATTATTTTAAGGACAAGAATCATAATTCAGCTATACCGTATTTGTTGGTGTTTGAAACCAAAAAATAA
- a CDS encoding DUF4019 domain-containing protein — protein MWRSKMYAVIGTVVLGLCYSSLALADEAKEAAALEAAKAWLTLVDSELYGESWETAAAYFKSTVTKDYWKQALPAIRKLFGKPLSRKLGGVTYTTSLPAAPDGEYVVVEIATRFEKKEHAVETVIPMLESDGKWRVSGYFIK, from the coding sequence ATGTGGCGGTCAAAGATGTATGCGGTAATTGGAACGGTTGTTCTGGGGCTTTGCTATTCATCTCTTGCCTTGGCGGATGAGGCCAAGGAAGCGGCTGCTCTGGAGGCCGCAAAAGCATGGCTGACACTGGTTGACAGTGAGCTTTATGGTGAAAGCTGGGAAACCGCAGCGGCGTATTTTAAAAGTACAGTAACCAAAGACTACTGGAAGCAAGCCTTACCGGCTATCCGCAAACTATTTGGCAAGCCGCTTTCCCGCAAACTCGGCGGAGTAACGTACACCACATCCCTGCCTGCCGCACCGGACGGCGAGTATGTAGTTGTCGAAATAGCGACAAGATTCGAAAAGAAGGAGCATGCTGTTGAGACCGTCATTCCGATGTTGGAAAGCGATGGGAAGTGGAGAGTCTCCGGTTATTTCATTAAATAG
- a CDS encoding gamma-glutamylcyclotransferase family protein, translating into MSSDRLANVFFYGSYINFTVLKEADINQRDYKVGRINGFELTISPLANLRPKKDGRVYGILTQLTHSELDRLYQDHAKSTLGGNYLPEAVTVYQQNETCAAALCYISHDMAAEKADPAYIERILKPATEYGFPEWYLNHITSFLHEN; encoded by the coding sequence ATGTCAAGCGACCGCCTCGCAAATGTTTTCTTTTATGGGTCTTACATTAATTTCACGGTCCTCAAAGAAGCGGATATTAACCAACGGGATTATAAAGTTGGGCGTATCAACGGCTTTGAGCTGACCATCTCACCCCTGGCCAATTTAAGGCCCAAAAAGGACGGCCGTGTCTATGGCATTCTCACCCAACTGACCCATTCTGAATTAGATCGTCTGTATCAGGATCATGCCAAAAGCACATTAGGGGGCAACTATCTACCGGAGGCAGTCACCGTCTACCAGCAGAACGAGACCTGTGCCGCCGCGCTTTGTTACATATCTCATGATATGGCGGCGGAAAAAGCGGATCCGGCCTATATCGAGAGGATTTTAAAGCCGGCCACTGAATATGGGTTTCCTGAATGGTATCTGAATCATATCACCTCATTCTTGCATGAAAATTAA
- a CDS encoding tautomerase family protein produces MMPLVTISLSEAWSVEDQKSIADGVHDAIAGVGFPQRDRFQKIHRLSKDQFLYDERHPDLTQPRTEKFVLVEITISYGRSVEFKKDLLTRIIRNLENKPGIASHDVMVLFIETARENWAFAGGVQYYVESEDGH; encoded by the coding sequence ATGATGCCGCTGGTCACCATAAGCTTATCTGAGGCATGGTCTGTCGAAGATCAAAAAAGTATCGCTGACGGTGTGCACGATGCCATTGCAGGGGTTGGTTTCCCGCAAAGGGATCGGTTTCAGAAGATTCATCGATTGTCGAAAGATCAATTTCTTTACGATGAGCGCCATCCGGATTTAACACAGCCGCGCACTGAAAAATTCGTCCTGGTTGAAATCACCATTTCATATGGCCGCAGCGTTGAATTCAAAAAGGATTTATTAACCCGGATCATCCGAAATTTAGAGAATAAACCGGGAATCGCATCCCATGACGTTATGGTGCTATTTATCGAGACCGCCCGGGAAAACTGGGCATTTGCCGGTGGGGTTCAATATTACGTAGAATCTGAAGATGGCCATTGA
- a CDS encoding cobalamin-binding protein gives MGKTIEALVAGGIRKQVKILVDGALVTASFAAEIGADGYAPDAGAALRKAKS, from the coding sequence ATGGGCAAGACCATTGAAGCCCTGGTTGCGGGCGGTATCCGTAAGCAGGTAAAAATTTTGGTTGACGGTGCCCTTGTTACAGCTTCTTTTGCCGCTGAAATTGGTGCCGATGGTTATGCGCCGGATGCAGGCGCTGCCTTGAGGAAGGCCAAATCTTAG
- a CDS encoding MFS transporter — MNKNPAVHWAWLILGICFMNLFVNYSVRLGYGVVLPEMIRDLDFSRAAAGTIYNAYILTYISITPLTGYLTDRIGARRVISTCLLILGIGVVMMGTVRSLGTACFFFGLAGLGSSGLWAPVITLVQRWFAFHRRGLALGILSAGYGLGFATMGILFPLIVDTLSWHYAWFILGGMALIMVIINATFLRSDPQHIGLKPWGQKTDAPGKSGTPAADESKITVRQLLRNRLFWLIGFSYFAIAYSLYGITTFMVDYAKFQLGLPLEKASLLATIHGIGQIVGVLTVMPLSDYLGRKKTIILSNTFITVALVGILLAGNSWIMLCVWVGLLAVFYGVTFPIYGAIAGDYFPKDSLGTVIGAWTPFYGTGAIITHWVTGTLRDSTGIYNHSFVISVLMAIVGIFLMSRVKNDK, encoded by the coding sequence GTGAATAAAAATCCTGCCGTGCACTGGGCCTGGCTGATTTTAGGGATTTGCTTTATGAATCTGTTTGTCAATTACTCTGTGCGGTTGGGGTATGGTGTTGTATTGCCGGAGATGATCCGTGACCTGGATTTTAGCCGGGCGGCCGCCGGCACGATATACAATGCCTATATTTTGACCTACATCAGTATCACACCGTTGACCGGTTATCTCACGGATCGCATCGGAGCCCGCAGGGTGATCAGCACCTGCCTGTTGATACTGGGCATCGGTGTGGTCATGATGGGAACGGTTCGGTCGCTGGGAACCGCCTGCTTTTTCTTTGGCCTCGCCGGTTTGGGATCCTCCGGCCTATGGGCTCCGGTAATTACACTGGTGCAGCGCTGGTTTGCATTTCATCGCCGCGGTCTGGCGCTGGGGATCCTTTCCGCCGGCTATGGTCTGGGATTTGCAACCATGGGCATCCTGTTTCCCCTGATCGTTGACACCTTAAGTTGGCACTACGCATGGTTTATCCTGGGCGGGATGGCCCTGATCATGGTGATCATTAACGCTACCTTTCTCAGAAGCGATCCGCAACATATCGGCCTTAAACCCTGGGGCCAAAAAACAGATGCGCCGGGCAAAAGCGGAACGCCGGCAGCAGATGAATCTAAAATTACAGTGCGTCAGTTGTTGAGAAACCGCCTGTTCTGGCTGATTGGTTTTTCATATTTTGCCATTGCTTACAGTCTGTATGGGATTACAACCTTTATGGTCGATTATGCCAAGTTCCAGCTTGGCCTGCCATTGGAAAAAGCCAGCCTGCTGGCAACGATCCATGGCATCGGCCAAATTGTCGGTGTCTTAACGGTCATGCCATTATCCGATTACCTGGGACGGAAAAAAACCATCATTTTATCAAATACGTTTATCACTGTAGCCCTGGTGGGGATTTTACTGGCCGGAAATTCATGGATCATGCTGTGTGTATGGGTTGGGCTTCTGGCTGTATTCTACGGCGTGACGTTTCCCATTTACGGCGCCATTGCCGGTGATTATTTTCCAAAGGATTCCCTGGGAACCGTTATCGGTGCCTGGACACCTTTTTACGGTACCGGTGCGATCATTACCCACTGGGTCACCGGAACCTTGCGGGATTCAACCGGTATCTACAACCACTCATTTGTCATTAGTGTTTTGATGGCTATTGTCGGCATCTTTCTCATGAGCCGGGTAAAAAATGACAAATGA